From the Populus nigra chromosome 13, ddPopNigr1.1, whole genome shotgun sequence genome, the window ATCGAAGCCTTAACTAACTCTAcggaaaatttattattttttgttacacAGGTGGTCATTGATTGCCGGTAGACTTCCAGGAAGAACAGCAAATGATGTCAAGAATTATTGGAACACAAACCTGCGTAAGAAGGTGGTTTCTGGCAACAGAGAAGCTCAAacaaaaccagaaccaaaagcaaTAACAAAAGCCAACATAATAAAGCCTCGACCTCATAAATTCAAAAGTTTATGCTGGTTAGGAGGAAAAGGTATTCCATTTTTCAATGGTGGTTTTCAATATGGGTACGATCTCTGTAAGCCATTTTCTACATCAGCATTGTCCCCTTCCGATATTATTGAAGTTGAAAGTATGTGGTGGGAAAGCTTCTTAGATgacaaagaaattaatatatcgAACAACAAACGATGCCTAGGCTCTGGGTCAGAAGCTAACCGAGAGCCCATCAACAGTCTTTTTGTAGAGGACAACGCTCCAGAAGGGATATTAATTGCGGACGTGTTCTGTTGTGAACAAGGACAACATTGTTGGAGTGACCTCTCTTTTGATGCCGACCTCTGGAATTTAGTCAATACTTGAAATACTTTAGTTTGTATTGTTGTAATATTTCGTGCCAAAACTAATTAGGTTAAAATCTAAAAGGCTTGTCgtcctttctttaaaaaattaaaaaataaataaaaa encodes:
- the LOC133670390 gene encoding transcription factor MYB1-like, with translation MVSSFGVRKGAWTEEEDILLRKCVEKYGEGRWCQIPLKAGLNRCRKSCRMRWLNYLKSNVKRGQFSVGEVDLIIRLHKLLGNRWSLIAGRLPGRTANDVKNYWNTNLRKKVVSGNREAQTKPEPKAITKANIIKPRPHKFKSLCWLGGKGIPFFNGGFQYGYDLCKPFSTSALSPSDIIEVESMWWESFLDDKEINISNNKRCLGSGSEANREPINSLFVEDNAPEGILIADVFCCEQGQHCWSDLSFDADLWNLVNT